The Blattabacterium cuenoti genome includes a region encoding these proteins:
- a CDS encoding type 1 periplasmic-binding domain-containing protein — MRKIVIIFFSFILLLEGLNNQEPNFNKEKLKKKEKENESDSIKSPIPINVIFMLPLFFSYTDINNKRLSDQALSFYSGAKIAVDFLNPQQKINMKIFDTKNEKKRIINFIHSYNLSKIHAIIGPFFRSSLEELAINNKKIPIISPFISSDSLNSYPNIVQAEVKDIHLAEPILEEIKIGYKKKKIKTLYIFGEDPSKKIISFIQKKLLQWNLNFQVFHFKNDFSHTFIKKTPFFVIFLGENFSLGKKFIDFIKKFTNKKIIPFGIGYNNVYYKNISLLKEYKFLFTTKYHFNNDDENKRKMFFLLKKKLGSHLNKYQLLGFDLSYDILCRLIENKNLLKIIDKKNFSGLISKYQYEKISDQEGYINKGLWIIRLH; from the coding sequence ATGAGGAAAATTGTTATTATTTTTTTCTCCTTTATTCTTTTATTAGAAGGGCTGAATAACCAAGAACCTAATTTTAATAAAGAAAAATTAAAAAAAAAAGAAAAAGAAAATGAATCTGATTCTATAAAATCACCTATTCCTATTAATGTTATTTTTATGTTACCTTTATTTTTTAGTTATACAGATATAAACAATAAGAGACTTAGCGATCAAGCTTTATCCTTTTATTCTGGAGCTAAAATTGCTGTTGATTTTTTGAACCCACAGCAAAAAATCAATATGAAAATATTTGATACAAAAAATGAAAAGAAAAGAATCATAAATTTTATACATTCATATAATTTATCTAAAATTCATGCGATTATAGGCCCTTTTTTTCGTTCTTCTTTAGAAGAACTTGCTATAAATAATAAAAAAATACCCATTATTTCTCCTTTTATATCTTCTGATTCTTTAAATTCTTATCCTAATATTGTTCAAGCAGAAGTAAAAGATATTCATTTAGCAGAACCTATTTTGGAAGAAATAAAGATTGGTTATAAAAAGAAAAAAATAAAAACTCTGTATATTTTCGGAGAAGATCCATCAAAAAAAATAATAAGCTTTATACAAAAAAAATTATTACAATGGAATCTTAATTTCCAAGTTTTTCATTTTAAGAATGATTTTTCTCATACTTTTATAAAAAAAACACCTTTTTTTGTCATTTTTTTAGGAGAAAATTTTTCTTTAGGAAAAAAATTTATTGATTTTATTAAAAAATTTACAAATAAAAAAATTATTCCTTTTGGCATCGGTTATAATAACGTTTATTATAAAAATATTTCCTTATTGAAGGAATATAAATTTTTATTTACAACAAAATATCATTTTAACAATGATGATGAAAATAAAAGAAAAATGTTCTTTTTACTTAAGAAAAAACTTGGGTCTCATTTAAATAAATATCAATTACTAGGATTTGATTTATCTTATGATATATTGTGTAGACTTATTGAGAATAAGAATTTGTTGAAAATTATAGATAAAAAAAATTTTTCAGGATTAATAAGTAAATATCAGTACGAAAAAATCTCTGATCAAGAAGGATATATTAATAAAGGATTATGGATTATTCGTTTGCATTAA
- a CDS encoding tetratricopeptide repeat protein has protein sequence MSKYSKMILFLFIFFVSIFSFFHRNYLCGYISLLLSFFPIFFIFKNEFLLLAFFKIQKKDMKGFKKYLRCVKNPKLQLTKNQMAYYYFLNGILYSENNIFQSENYMQKALDLGLKFKQNIAIAKLNLAIASLSKGNKKRAEFLLSEAKKMDISGLLHDQIQIIKIQMKKIGNVNRTNPYIRKEF, from the coding sequence ATGAGTAAATATTCAAAAATGATATTATTTTTATTTATTTTTTTTGTATCTATTTTTTCATTTTTTCACAGGAATTATTTATGTGGATATATTTCTCTTTTATTAAGTTTTTTTCCTATTTTTTTCATTTTTAAAAATGAGTTTTTATTATTAGCTTTTTTTAAAATACAAAAAAAAGATATGAAAGGATTCAAAAAATATTTAAGATGCGTCAAGAATCCTAAATTGCAATTAACTAAAAATCAAATGGCTTATTATTATTTTTTAAATGGAATTTTGTATTCAGAAAATAATATTTTTCAATCAGAAAATTATATGCAAAAAGCTTTAGATTTAGGACTCAAATTCAAGCAAAACATAGCTATTGCCAAATTGAATTTGGCAATAGCATCTTTATCAAAGGGAAATAAGAAAAGAGCTGAGTTTTTATTATCAGAAGCAAAAAAAATGGATATTTCCGGTTTATTGCATGATCAAATTCAAATTATAAAAATACAAATGAAAAAAATAGGAAATGTAAACAGAACTAATCCTTACATTAGAAAGGAATTTTAA
- a CDS encoding alpha/beta hydrolase, which produces MLLKKQLSIKHIIKKSVNTSKNKQENTLFLMIHGYGSNEKDLFSFEKDLPEDFFIISIQGFHCLGEDKYSWYDIDFDDKKKFINLIQAKNTIEKISFFIDEAIKEYQLKKNPVWICGFSQGAILSYAIALKNSDKIKKVIALSGYLENNLLPEKIDHYTDLDFFISHGKYDPIIPINWVKKGLKFLKHKKILSLYYKEYECGHTLNDLNYQDLINWIEEKHMKI; this is translated from the coding sequence ATGCTTTTAAAAAAACAACTTTCTATTAAACATATAATAAAAAAATCCGTAAACACAAGTAAAAATAAACAGGAGAATACATTATTCTTAATGATTCATGGATATGGAAGTAATGAAAAGGATCTTTTTTCTTTTGAAAAAGATCTTCCTGAGGATTTCTTTATAATTAGTATTCAAGGCTTTCATTGTCTTGGAGAAGACAAGTATTCTTGGTATGATATAGATTTCGATGATAAAAAAAAATTTATTAATTTAATACAAGCCAAAAATACCATCGAAAAAATATCATTTTTTATAGATGAAGCCATAAAAGAATATCAACTTAAAAAAAATCCAGTATGGATATGTGGGTTCAGCCAAGGAGCTATTTTAAGCTATGCCATTGCTTTGAAAAATTCTGATAAAATAAAAAAAGTAATTGCTTTAAGTGGATATTTAGAAAATAATCTTTTACCAGAAAAAATAGATCATTATACAGATTTGGACTTCTTTATATCTCATGGAAAATATGATCCTATAATTCCTATTAATTGGGTAAAAAAAGGCCTGAAATTTTTAAAACATAAAAAAATACTTTCTTTATATTACAAAGAATATGAATGTGGACATACTTTGAATGATTTAAACTATCAAGATTTAATTAACTGGATTGAAGAAAAACATATGAAAATTTGA
- a CDS encoding ABC transporter ATP-binding protein, with protein MIQAKNIYKNFGKDEILKGVNIMVKKGSMVCILGESGAGKSTLLHILGTLEKPTTKKKIKTILKINEKDVLSMTDGELSILRNQKIGFIFQTPQLFPEFTALENICLPGFINNKNKEYVKKKAKNLLKKLNIYKYENSKIDELSGGQKQRLSVARALINDPKIIFADEPSGNLDEKNADKLHNFFSLLNYKFKQTFLIVTHNLQLANMADEKIKIENGKVQKMNR; from the coding sequence ATGATTCAGGCTAAAAATATTTACAAAAATTTTGGAAAAGACGAAATTTTAAAAGGGGTGAACATAATGGTAAAAAAAGGTAGTATGGTTTGTATTTTAGGTGAATCTGGAGCAGGTAAAAGTACTTTGTTGCATATTTTAGGAACTTTAGAAAAACCGACTACCAAGAAAAAAATAAAAACGATTTTAAAGATTAATGAAAAGGATGTGTTGTCTATGACAGATGGAGAACTTTCTATTTTAAGAAATCAAAAAATAGGTTTTATATTTCAAACTCCTCAACTTTTTCCAGAATTCACTGCACTAGAAAATATTTGTTTACCAGGTTTTATAAATAACAAAAATAAAGAATATGTGAAAAAAAAAGCTAAGAATTTATTAAAAAAATTAAATATATATAAATATGAAAATTCAAAAATAGACGAATTGTCTGGAGGACAAAAACAGAGATTATCTGTAGCAAGAGCTTTGATTAATGATCCAAAAATTATTTTTGCAGATGAGCCTTCCGGAAATTTAGATGAAAAAAATGCGGATAAATTACATAATTTTTTTTCTTTACTTAATTATAAATTTAAACAAACTTTTTTAATTGTTACTCACAATTTGCAATTAGCAAATATGGCTGATGAAAAAATCAAAATAGAAAATGGAAAAGTGCAAAAAATGAATAGATAA
- the sucC gene encoding ADP-forming succinate--CoA ligase subunit beta, whose translation MNLYEYQGREILNLFSIQVPYGMLATSPEEAVNVAKMIFKKTKKKSLVIKAQIHAGGRGKAGGIQIAKNLNEVYEKSKKILGKYLITPQTSKEGKLVKKILLSEDVYFSELSLPAEYYLSILLNREIEKNIILYSKEGGINIEDFSKKNPDKIYTETIDPILGLQLFQIRKIGFNLGMHNNSSLKNFCIFLSSLYKAYISHDALLLEINPLIKTYDNKIIPVDIKIILDNNALFRHKKYNSMHDRNDMNTIEKEAYEAKLNFLKLEGNVGCMVNGAGLAMATMDMIKSCGGIPANFLDIGGSADTERVEKAFRLILKDKSVKTILINIFGGIVRCDTVAEGIINYCSKIKQDIEIPVVVRLQGTNEEIAKQLIKKSSLPIYSTDSLREAAEKIQEILLHLR comes from the coding sequence ATGAATTTATATGAATACCAAGGTCGAGAAATATTGAATCTTTTCTCTATTCAAGTTCCTTATGGAATGCTTGCTACTTCTCCAGAAGAGGCTGTAAATGTTGCTAAAATGATTTTTAAAAAAACTAAAAAAAAATCTTTAGTTATTAAAGCTCAAATTCATGCTGGAGGAAGAGGAAAGGCTGGAGGTATTCAAATAGCAAAAAATTTGAATGAAGTATACGAAAAATCGAAAAAAATTTTAGGAAAATATTTAATAACTCCACAAACTTCTAAAGAAGGAAAATTAGTTAAAAAAATATTGTTATCTGAAGATGTTTATTTTTCAGAATTAAGTCTTCCTGCAGAATATTATTTATCCATCTTATTAAATCGAGAGATAGAAAAAAATATAATTCTTTATTCTAAAGAAGGAGGAATCAATATAGAAGATTTTTCCAAAAAAAATCCAGATAAAATCTATACAGAAACAATAGATCCGATATTAGGACTTCAATTGTTTCAAATAAGAAAAATAGGATTTAATTTAGGAATGCACAATAATAGTTCTTTGAAAAATTTTTGTATTTTTTTATCCTCACTTTACAAAGCTTATATATCTCATGATGCTTTATTACTGGAAATAAATCCTTTAATAAAAACATATGATAATAAAATTATACCAGTTGATATCAAAATAATTTTGGATAATAATGCTTTGTTTCGTCATAAAAAATACAATTCAATGCATGATCGAAATGATATGAATACGATTGAAAAAGAAGCTTATGAAGCTAAATTAAATTTTCTAAAATTAGAAGGAAATGTTGGATGTATGGTGAATGGGGCTGGATTAGCAATGGCTACTATGGATATGATTAAATCTTGTGGAGGTATACCAGCTAATTTTCTAGATATAGGAGGTTCTGCTGATACAGAACGTGTGGAAAAAGCTTTTCGTTTAATATTAAAGGATAAATCTGTAAAAACAATATTAATCAATATATTTGGAGGAATTGTACGTTGTGATACGGTAGCTGAGGGAATCATAAATTATTGTTCTAAAATTAAACAGGATATTGAAATCCCTGTGGTTGTTCGTTTGCAAGGAACAAATGAAGAAATTGCGAAACAATTGATTAAAAAAAGTTCGTTGCCTATTTATTCAACTGATTCTTTAAGAGAAGCCGCTGAAAAAATTCAAGAAATTCTGCTGCATTTGAGATAA
- a CDS encoding ATP-dependent Clp protease ATP-binding subunit: MIYNYSSNNRKKFFFSSTYSDEDIENDSSTSSYGSGGSGTGSSYYGGGGGTQKSRTPILDNFGRDLNSIAMEGKLDPVVGRDKEVERVSQILSRRKKNNPLLIGEPGVGKSAIAEGLALRIVQKKVSRVLYNKRVIVLDLASLVAGTKYRGQFEERIKAIINESEKNSGLILFIDEIHTMIGAGGTTGSLDASNIFKPALAKGDIQCIGATTLNEYRQYIEKDGALERRFQKIIVQPSSEKETIEILKKIKGKYESHHNVIYTEEAIKACVYLSVRYIVDRFLPDKAIDALDESGSRVHIKNIKVPQEIVILEKELESIRKEKSKVVKSQKYEEAARLRDTEKRIEKKLIKAQKEWEESSKKNKEIVSEENVEEVVSMMSGVPVNKIAQAEMKKLSKMIDRLKEKIVGQDEAIEKIVKAVQRNKTGLKDPNSPIGSFIFLGQTGVGKTYLAKIFAQELFDSEESLIRIDMSEYMEKFSVSRLIGAPPGYVGYEEGGQLTEIIRRKPYSVILLDEIEKAHHEVFNILLQMLDYGCVTDSVGRKINFKNTVIICTSNTGTQRLKEFGQGIGFHTKARKLNNYIKNVLEQSLKRTFSPEFLNRIDDIIIFNSLTKEDISKITCIELKKIVFHMKNLGYELVLFPEVIDFIKEKGFDQEHGARPLKRVIERFIKNPISEYIIHEKLKKKDKISLKMNKNNDDVEAFISE, encoded by the coding sequence ATGATTTATAATTATTCGTCAAACAATAGAAAAAAATTTTTTTTCTCTTCTACTTATTCCGATGAAGATATTGAAAATGATAGTTCTACTTCTTCTTATGGATCTGGAGGAAGTGGAACAGGTTCTAGTTATTATGGAGGGGGAGGGGGCACTCAAAAAAGTAGAACTCCTATTTTAGATAACTTTGGAAGAGATTTAAATTCTATAGCTATGGAAGGAAAATTAGATCCAGTAGTAGGTAGAGATAAGGAGGTTGAACGTGTATCTCAAATATTGAGTAGAAGAAAAAAAAATAATCCTCTTCTTATAGGAGAACCTGGTGTAGGAAAATCAGCTATTGCGGAGGGATTAGCATTACGTATTGTACAAAAAAAAGTCTCTAGAGTATTATACAATAAAAGAGTAATTGTATTAGATTTAGCAAGTTTAGTTGCTGGAACTAAATATAGAGGACAGTTTGAAGAAAGAATAAAAGCCATTATAAATGAATCAGAAAAAAATTCAGGTTTAATTTTATTTATAGATGAAATTCATACCATGATTGGAGCAGGAGGTACTACAGGTTCATTAGATGCTTCTAACATATTTAAACCAGCTTTAGCAAAAGGTGATATTCAATGTATTGGAGCAACAACGCTCAACGAATATAGACAGTATATAGAAAAAGATGGAGCTTTGGAAAGAAGATTTCAAAAAATTATAGTACAACCTTCTTCTGAAAAAGAAACTATAGAAATTTTAAAAAAAATAAAAGGAAAATATGAAAGTCATCATAACGTTATTTATACAGAAGAAGCGATAAAAGCTTGTGTATATCTTAGTGTTCGATATATTGTAGATCGTTTCTTACCGGATAAAGCAATAGATGCATTAGATGAATCAGGATCCCGTGTTCATATTAAAAACATAAAAGTTCCACAAGAAATCGTCATCTTAGAAAAAGAATTAGAAAGTATTCGAAAAGAGAAATCTAAAGTTGTAAAAAGTCAAAAATATGAAGAAGCGGCACGTTTACGTGATACAGAAAAACGTATAGAGAAAAAATTAATTAAAGCTCAAAAAGAATGGGAAGAATCTTCAAAGAAAAATAAAGAAATTGTATCTGAAGAAAATGTTGAAGAAGTAGTCTCTATGATGAGTGGAGTTCCAGTCAATAAAATAGCTCAAGCTGAAATGAAAAAATTGAGCAAAATGATAGATAGATTAAAAGAAAAAATAGTAGGACAAGATGAAGCTATAGAAAAAATCGTCAAAGCAGTTCAAAGAAATAAAACTGGTTTAAAAGATCCTAATTCACCTATAGGTTCTTTCATCTTTTTAGGACAAACAGGAGTAGGAAAAACTTATTTGGCAAAAATTTTTGCTCAGGAATTATTCGATTCAGAAGAATCATTAATTCGTATAGATATGAGTGAATACATGGAAAAATTTTCTGTATCTAGATTGATAGGTGCACCTCCAGGTTATGTTGGCTATGAAGAAGGAGGACAGTTAACGGAAATTATACGTCGTAAACCTTATTCCGTAATATTATTAGATGAAATAGAAAAAGCTCATCATGAAGTATTTAATATTTTACTACAAATGTTAGATTATGGATGTGTAACAGATAGTGTTGGAAGAAAAATAAATTTTAAAAATACCGTAATTATTTGTACTTCAAATACGGGAACACAACGATTAAAAGAATTTGGTCAAGGAATAGGTTTTCACACTAAAGCAAGAAAATTAAATAATTACATTAAAAATGTATTAGAACAATCTTTGAAACGAACCTTTTCTCCTGAATTTTTAAATAGAATAGATGACATTATTATTTTTAATTCTTTAACAAAAGAAGATATATCGAAAATCACTTGTATTGAATTAAAAAAAATAGTTTTTCATATGAAGAATTTAGGGTATGAATTGGTATTATTTCCTGAAGTTATAGATTTTATTAAAGAGAAAGGATTTGATCAAGAACATGGAGCACGTCCTTTAAAAAGAGTAATAGAAAGATTTATAAAAAATCCTATATCAGAATATATAATTCATGAAAAATTGAAAAAAAAAGATAAAATTTCATTAAAAATGAATAAAAATAATGATGATGTTGAAGCATTTATTTCCGAATAA
- a CDS encoding endonuclease III domain-containing protein — MNLISNKIKIIEKILNFLYPNANSSLYYINEYTLLISIILTSQSKEERVNKITKILFKKIKTPIDVVHFSIEKIKNFIKNIGLYNIKSKNIYNLSLLLIKKYNGIIPKTISELESLPGVGHKTASVFLSHVSNEFVFPVDTHIHRMMFRWKISNGKNVKQTEKDAKRAFKKKNWKKLHFQIISYAKEYSPSKKWDPKKDIIYQELFNNNLL, encoded by the coding sequence ATGAATCTTATTTCAAATAAAATAAAAATTATTGAAAAAATATTAAATTTTTTATATCCTAATGCGAACAGCTCTCTGTATTATATTAACGAATATACTTTGCTTATATCCATAATATTAACATCTCAAAGTAAAGAAGAAAGAGTCAATAAAATAACGAAAATTTTATTTAAAAAAATAAAAACACCTATAGATGTAGTTCACTTTTCCATTGAAAAAATAAAAAATTTTATAAAAAACATTGGACTTTATAATATCAAATCTAAGAATATTTATAATTTATCCCTTTTATTAATAAAAAAATATAACGGAATAATTCCGAAAACTATTTCGGAATTAGAATCTTTACCAGGAGTAGGACATAAAACCGCATCTGTTTTTTTATCTCATGTATCTAATGAATTTGTATTTCCAGTAGATACTCATATTCATCGAATGATGTTTCGTTGGAAAATAAGTAATGGAAAAAATGTAAAACAAACAGAAAAAGATGCAAAACGTGCTTTTAAAAAAAAGAATTGGAAAAAATTACATTTTCAAATTATTTCTTATGCTAAAGAATATTCTCCTTCTAAAAAATGGGATCCAAAAAAAGATATTATATATCAAGAATTATTCAATAATAATTTGTTATAA
- a CDS encoding DUF3127 domain-containing protein gives MEIIGIVKKLFDIQKFDSGFQKREIVLTTEEPYSQNILIEFVQSKVDLLENIKPKDKIKIFINIRGREWTNSEGKIRYFNSIQGWKIEHYSNLTKTPETSNKNPISSSSLSSDDFDDLPF, from the coding sequence ATGGAAATCATAGGAATAGTTAAAAAACTTTTTGATATTCAAAAATTTGATAGCGGATTTCAAAAAAGAGAAATAGTTTTAACAACTGAAGAGCCTTATTCTCAAAATATATTGATTGAATTTGTTCAATCTAAAGTAGATTTATTAGAGAATATAAAACCAAAAGATAAAATAAAAATTTTTATCAATATTAGAGGTAGAGAATGGACAAATTCTGAAGGAAAAATCAGATATTTTAATTCTATTCAAGGTTGGAAAATAGAACATTATTCTAATTTAACAAAAACTCCAGAAACTTCAAATAAAAACCCTATTTCTTCTTCCTCTTTATCTTCTGATGATTTTGATGATTTACCTTTTTAA
- a CDS encoding SPFH domain-containing protein — protein MDILSFLFYGILVLLILSFLSSFIFIVNQETAAIIERMGKFHSIRYAGLNFKFPYIDNIIGKLTLKIQQLDVLVDTKTKDNVFVKVKVSVQFQVIKDKVYEAFYKLDNSHAQINSYIFDVVRAEVPKMRLDDVFERKDHIALAVKGELEGSMLDYGYSIIKALVTDLDPDEQVKQAMNRINTAEREKVAAEYQAEAERIKIVAKAKAEAESKKLQGKGTADQRREIARGILESVEVLNNVGINSQEASALIVVTQHYDTIQSMGESGNTNLILLPNSPGLASEMLNNMITSFSVSNQIGESLKKKNNNKKK, from the coding sequence ATGGATATTTTAAGTTTTTTATTTTATGGAATATTGGTTCTTTTAATTTTATCTTTTCTTTCTAGTTTTATTTTTATAGTGAATCAAGAAACGGCAGCTATTATTGAAAGAATGGGAAAATTTCATAGTATTCGTTATGCTGGATTAAATTTTAAGTTTCCTTATATAGATAATATAATAGGGAAGCTTACATTAAAAATTCAACAACTAGATGTATTAGTAGATACAAAAACAAAAGATAATGTTTTTGTTAAAGTAAAAGTATCAGTTCAATTTCAAGTCATTAAAGATAAAGTATATGAAGCTTTTTATAAATTAGATAATTCTCATGCTCAGATCAATTCTTATATATTTGATGTAGTTAGAGCAGAAGTTCCAAAAATGCGTTTAGATGATGTTTTCGAACGAAAAGATCATATAGCTCTTGCTGTTAAAGGAGAATTGGAAGGATCTATGTTAGATTATGGATATTCAATAATTAAAGCATTGGTTACAGATCTTGATCCAGATGAACAAGTTAAGCAAGCTATGAATCGTATCAATACAGCTGAAAGAGAAAAAGTTGCAGCTGAATATCAAGCAGAAGCTGAAAGAATTAAGATTGTAGCTAAAGCAAAAGCAGAAGCTGAAAGTAAAAAATTACAAGGAAAAGGAACAGCAGATCAACGTAGAGAAATAGCAAGAGGTATTTTAGAATCTGTTGAAGTTTTAAATAATGTAGGAATTAATTCACAAGAGGCATCTGCTTTAATTGTGGTAACACAACATTATGATACTATTCAATCTATGGGAGAAAGTGGGAATACTAATTTAATTTTATTACCTAATTCCCCAGGATTGGCTAGCGAAATGTTAAATAATATGATCACTTCTTTTAGTGTTTCTAATCAAATTGGAGAAAGTCTTAAAAAAAAGAACAATAATAAAAAAAAATAA
- a CDS encoding iron-sulfur cluster assembly protein gives MNQDYSSSLEERIISVLKSIYDPEISVDIYELGLIYDVKVFGKNKVKIIMTLTTPNCPVAESLPLEVKEKVQSIQEVKEVDVILTFDPPWCKEFMSEEARLELGLL, from the coding sequence ATGAATCAAGATTATTCTTCTTCGTTGGAAGAACGTATTATTTCTGTATTAAAAAGTATATATGATCCAGAAATTTCAGTAGATATTTATGAATTAGGTCTGATTTACGATGTGAAAGTTTTTGGAAAAAATAAAGTTAAAATCATAATGACTTTAACTACACCTAATTGTCCTGTAGCAGAAAGTTTACCATTGGAAGTAAAAGAAAAAGTCCAATCTATACAAGAAGTAAAAGAAGTAGATGTAATTTTAACGTTTGATCCACCTTGGTGTAAAGAATTTATGAGTGAAGAAGCTCGTTTAGAATTAGGATTATTATAA